In Prunus dulcis chromosome 1, ALMONDv2, whole genome shotgun sequence, the following are encoded in one genomic region:
- the LOC117614983 gene encoding zinc finger MYM-type protein 1-like, whose amino-acid sequence MGSNPPLLPPICEEQPHSESQRVESKSLRDESQRANFDQEVDTNSLERDPGLRPQIDTFPPNQRDNVRRAYILLGPCQPKLKEYPSHLEGKQMRRFNGNWYNHYPWLEYYVHKDKVFYFRCFLFDIDHSHKAFTVDGFRNWRRVGGKECAFLTHVGIINSPHHFAIQKWMDLKNPTHHIDRVVQPQQEVSKNRLRLTTTIEAVRYLANQGMAFRGDDESHDSFNRGNFIELVKVFARMNEEVEKVVLQNAPLNAQYISHKIQKEILNIYANKVRKRIRDEIGEDEKFCILVDEALDDSKKEQMAIIIRFVSCDGHIRERFFDIVSVHDTNFSTLKSDICKVFSKQYAWSRI is encoded by the coding sequence ATGGGTTCCAACCCTCCTCTACTTCCTCCAATTTGTGAGGAGCAACCTCATTCTGAATCTCAAAGAGTTGAATCTAAAAGTTTAAGAGATGAGTCTCAAAGAGCCAATTTTGATCAAGAAGTTGATACCAATTCTCTTGAGCGTGATCCAGGATTACGTCCTCAAATAGACACATTTCCGCCTAATCAACGTGATAATGTTCGAAGAGCATATATTCTCTTAGGACCATGTCAACCAAAACTAAAGGAATATCCATCTCATTTAGAAGGGAAACAAATGCGTCGATTTAATGGTAATTGGTATAACCATTATCCTTGGCTTGAGTATTATGTTCATAAAGataaagttttttattttcgatGCTTTCTTTTTGACATTGATCACTCACATAAGGCATTCACTGTAGATGGATTTAGAAATTGGAGAAGAGTTGGTGGCAAAGAGTGTGCTTTCCTTACTCATGTAGGCATTATAAATTCACCACATCATTTTGCTATCCAAAAGTGGATGGATTTAAAGAACCCGACTCACCATATTGATAGAGTTGTGCAACCCCAACAAGAAGTTTCGAAAAATAGGTTGAGGCTTACAACCACAATAGAGGCCGTTAGGTATTTAGCAAATCAAGGAATGGCTTTTAGAGGTGATGATGAATCTCATGACTCCTTTAATCGGGGTAATTTTATTGAGTTGGTAAAGGTTTTTGCAAGAATGAACGAAGAAGTTGAAAAAGTTGTGTTACAAAATGCTCCTCTAAATGCCCAATATATTTCACATAAGATACAAAAGGAGATCCTAAATATCTATGCTAATAAAGTGAGGAAAAGGATACGCGATGAAATTGGGGAAGATGAGAAATTTTGTATTCTCGTTGATGAAGCACTTGACGATTCTAAGAAGGAACAAATGGCTATTATCATAAGGTTTGTTAGTTGTGATGGGCATATTCGAGAAAGGTTTTTTGATATTGTGAGTGTTCATGACACTAATTTCTCAACTCTTAAAAGTGATATTTGTAAAGTGTTTAGTAAGCAATATGCGTGGTCAAGGATATGA
- the LOC117616227 gene encoding histidine-containing phosphotransfer protein 4-like produces MDKNQRQVRLMRQSLFDQGFLDEQFIQLEELQDDANPNFVEEIATSYYQDSSRSLQTIELALEKTPHDFNKLDGYMHQFKGSSSSIGAKKVKAECQQFREYCKAGNGEGCMRTFQALKREHATLKKRLEAYFQLARQAGPIETACRPK; encoded by the exons ATGGACAAGAACCAGAGGCAGGTTCGTCTCATGAGGCAGTCCCTATTTGATCag GGATTTCTGGACGAACAGTTTATTCAGTTGGAGGAGCTGCAAGACGATGCTAACCCAAATTTTGTAGAGGAAATTGCTACATCCTACTACCAAGATTCATCTAGATCACTCCAAACCATAGAGCTGGCGCT AGAGAAGACCCCTCATGATTTTAATAAATTGGACGGCTACATGCATCAGTTCAAGGGAAGTAGCTCaag CATCGGAGCCAAAAAGGTAAAAGCTGAGTGCCAACAGTTTAGGGAATATTGCAAGGCAGGAAATGGAGAAGG ATGCATGAGGACTTTCCAAGCATTGAAGAGAGAACATGCAACACTGAAGAAGAGGCTTGAGGCTTATTTTCAG TTGGCAAGGCAAGCTGGACCTATTGAGACAGCATGTCGCCCCAAGTGA